The following proteins come from a genomic window of Oncorhynchus mykiss isolate Arlee chromosome 19, USDA_OmykA_1.1, whole genome shotgun sequence:
- the lrit3b gene encoding leucine-rich repeat, immunoglobulin-like domain and transmembrane domain-containing protein 3b isoform X1, translating into MYRLLLVQMLHCCFLVAHSCPTLCTCVYLGGSNGTGLRSVLCSEPRMSAIPLNAPADTVKFRLEKTSISRVPRAAFFYLSELQFLWLTYNSITTIHPSSFLNLKALRELRLDGNLLSAFPWEGLRDMPRLRTLGLHNNRLSSLPAHAALFLPNVTYLDLSSNRLTTLPSELLDLWFPPPAQLTGPTQRRVLGVHDNMWQCDCQISMLLAQSKYQESPVVLMDQLLTCSRSGGTADQLGAPLTEADLSRCQRPSVQPSATRVTSPLGSNVMLRCDATGYPTPVLTWTKAAGASIYNTECCQQPYSKSDPEKLPINLDSFIQESPRVGIRWSIINLNGLSYKDAGEYRCQARNMAGTAEAPIRLRVVGVVPPSIKSKTRKAPSRSSTSNRKPLPQKPKRAQNITSISTSKKKTLLNLKYVTPPTPTNKTQSIKMAPVPTPLKKM; encoded by the exons ATGTATCGACTTCTCTTGGTTCAGATGCTACATTGTTGTTTCCTGGTGGCCCATTCCTGCCCTACTCTGTGTACTTGTGTTTACCTAGGAGGGAGCAATGGGACAGGTCTCAG GTCTGTTTTGTGCAGCGAACCCCGCATGTCGGCCATCCCCCTCAATGCTCCAGCCGACACAGTCAAGTTTCGTCTGGAGAAAACCTCTATCTCCAGAGTGCCCAGGGCAGCCTTCTTCTACCTGTCTGAGCTCCAGTTCCTGTGGTTGACCTACAACTCCATCACCACCATCCACCCCAGCAGCTTCCTTAACTTGAAG GCGTTGCGTGAGCTGCGATTGGACGGGAaccttctctctgccttcccctgGGAGGGGCTTAGGGACATGCCGCGGCTGCGCACACTGGGTCTGCACAATAACCGCCTCTCCAGCCTCCCTGCCCACGCTGCCCTCTTTCTTCCCAACGTCACCTACCTAGATCTGTCCAGCAACAGACTGACCACTCTGCCCTCAGAGCTGTTGGACCTTTGGTTCCCTCCCCCTGCCCAACTAACAGGCCCAACACAGAGAAGAGTGCTAG GTGTCCATGACAACATGTGGCAGTGTGACTGCCAAATCTCTATGCTGCTGGCCCAGTCTAAGTACCAGGAGAGCCCTGTAGTTCTGATGGACCAGCTCCTGACCTGTAGCCGTAGCGGGGGAACCGCCGACCAGCTGGGGGCCCCCCTCACAGAGGCTGACTTGTCGCGGTGCCAGAGGCCCTCTGTCCAGCCTTCAGCCACCCGGGTTACCTCCCCGCTGGGCAGCAACGTGATGCTCCGCTGTGATGCCACAGGCTACCCCACGCCAGTGCTCACCTGGACCAAAGCAGCAGGAGCCTCCATATACAACACAG AGTGCTGTCAACAACCGTACAGCAAATCTGACCCTGAAAAACTACCCATTAACTTGGACAGCT TTATTCAGGAATCTCCGCGTGTGGGAATCCGATGGTCCATCATCAACCTAAATGGACTTTCGTACAAGGATGCAGGAGAATATCGGTGCCAGGCACGGAACATGGCAGGAACAGCAGAAGCCCCCATTAGACTtagggtggtgggggtggtgccCCCTTCCATAAAGAGCAAGACCCGCAAAGCCCCTTCTAGATCCTCAACCAGCAACAGAAAACCTCTCCCACAAAAGCCGAAACGGGCACAGAATATTACTTCAATCTCCACCTCAAAAAAGAAGACTCTTCTGAACCTCAAGTATGTTACACCCCCCACTCCAACGAACAAGACCCAGAGTATCAAAATGGCCCCGGTCCCCACCCCCCTGAAAAAAATGTAA
- the lrit3b gene encoding leucine-rich repeat, immunoglobulin-like domain and transmembrane domain-containing protein 3b isoform X2 has translation MLHCCFLVAHSCPTLCTCVYLGGSNGTGLRSVLCSEPRMSAIPLNAPADTVKFRLEKTSISRVPRAAFFYLSELQFLWLTYNSITTIHPSSFLNLKALRELRLDGNLLSAFPWEGLRDMPRLRTLGLHNNRLSSLPAHAALFLPNVTYLDLSSNRLTTLPSELLDLWFPPPAQLTGPTQRRVLGVHDNMWQCDCQISMLLAQSKYQESPVVLMDQLLTCSRSGGTADQLGAPLTEADLSRCQRPSVQPSATRVTSPLGSNVMLRCDATGYPTPVLTWTKAAGASIYNTECCQQPYSKSDPEKLPINLDSFIQESPRVGIRWSIINLNGLSYKDAGEYRCQARNMAGTAEAPIRLRVVGVVPPSIKSKTRKAPSRSSTSNRKPLPQKPKRAQNITSISTSKKKTLLNLKYVTPPTPTNKTQSIKMAPVPTPLKKM, from the exons ATGCTACATTGTTGTTTCCTGGTGGCCCATTCCTGCCCTACTCTGTGTACTTGTGTTTACCTAGGAGGGAGCAATGGGACAGGTCTCAG GTCTGTTTTGTGCAGCGAACCCCGCATGTCGGCCATCCCCCTCAATGCTCCAGCCGACACAGTCAAGTTTCGTCTGGAGAAAACCTCTATCTCCAGAGTGCCCAGGGCAGCCTTCTTCTACCTGTCTGAGCTCCAGTTCCTGTGGTTGACCTACAACTCCATCACCACCATCCACCCCAGCAGCTTCCTTAACTTGAAG GCGTTGCGTGAGCTGCGATTGGACGGGAaccttctctctgccttcccctgGGAGGGGCTTAGGGACATGCCGCGGCTGCGCACACTGGGTCTGCACAATAACCGCCTCTCCAGCCTCCCTGCCCACGCTGCCCTCTTTCTTCCCAACGTCACCTACCTAGATCTGTCCAGCAACAGACTGACCACTCTGCCCTCAGAGCTGTTGGACCTTTGGTTCCCTCCCCCTGCCCAACTAACAGGCCCAACACAGAGAAGAGTGCTAG GTGTCCATGACAACATGTGGCAGTGTGACTGCCAAATCTCTATGCTGCTGGCCCAGTCTAAGTACCAGGAGAGCCCTGTAGTTCTGATGGACCAGCTCCTGACCTGTAGCCGTAGCGGGGGAACCGCCGACCAGCTGGGGGCCCCCCTCACAGAGGCTGACTTGTCGCGGTGCCAGAGGCCCTCTGTCCAGCCTTCAGCCACCCGGGTTACCTCCCCGCTGGGCAGCAACGTGATGCTCCGCTGTGATGCCACAGGCTACCCCACGCCAGTGCTCACCTGGACCAAAGCAGCAGGAGCCTCCATATACAACACAG AGTGCTGTCAACAACCGTACAGCAAATCTGACCCTGAAAAACTACCCATTAACTTGGACAGCT TTATTCAGGAATCTCCGCGTGTGGGAATCCGATGGTCCATCATCAACCTAAATGGACTTTCGTACAAGGATGCAGGAGAATATCGGTGCCAGGCACGGAACATGGCAGGAACAGCAGAAGCCCCCATTAGACTtagggtggtgggggtggtgccCCCTTCCATAAAGAGCAAGACCCGCAAAGCCCCTTCTAGATCCTCAACCAGCAACAGAAAACCTCTCCCACAAAAGCCGAAACGGGCACAGAATATTACTTCAATCTCCACCTCAAAAAAGAAGACTCTTCTGAACCTCAAGTATGTTACACCCCCCACTCCAACGAACAAGACCCAGAGTATCAAAATGGCCCCGGTCCCCACCCCCCTGAAAAAAATGTAA
- the LOC110497794 gene encoding uncharacterized protein FAM241A, with protein sequence MSTIPPTVNDQPVGVEELESRIRCQSHNPPNYTERKTFQDDPRGRPLGSRWQGPPGDPRTWWSCPSGDPGTRSHPVADPRARLCRSRDPRARPLPAGDPTARWPSIDDLTTRPQVDDCERMGTLFGQLNKCLRSAGFTQMYFGEKIVEPVIIIFFWVLLWFLGIQALGLVGTLSIVIIFIHK encoded by the exons ATGTCGACCATACCACCAACTGTGAATGATCAACCGGTGGGAGTTGAGGAGCTAGAGAGTCGAATAAGATGTCAATCTCATAATCCACCCAACTACACAGAAAGGAAAACGTTCCAG GATGACCCCAGAGGCAGACCACTTGGATCTAGGTGGCAAGGCCCTCCTGGTGACCCCAGGACTTGGTGGTCATGCCCCTCTGGTGATCCCGGAACCAGGTCCCACCCAGTCGCTGACCCCAGAGCCAGGTTATGCCGCTCCAGAGACCCCAGGGCCAGACCACTCCCAGCCGGTGACCCTACGGCAAGGTGGCCAAGCATTGACGACCTCACGACCAGACCTCAGGTGGACGACTGCGAGCGGATGGGGACCCTGTTTGGGCAGCTGAACAAGTGCCTGCGTAGTGCAGGCTTCACCCAGATGTACTTTGGGGAGAAGATTGTGGAGCCTGTGATCATCATCTTTTTCTGGGTCCTACTGTGGTTCCTGGGCATCCAAGCTCTGGGGCTGGTGGGGACTCTGAGCATTGTCATCATCTTCATCCATAAGTAA
- the LOC110497792 gene encoding putative uncharacterized protein DDB_G0271606 isoform X3, with protein sequence MKMVADAAEGMGYNQSRPRLQRTMKLHSDLHQALEGLQLQTTASPSLLLDPMRSYQVSVQQLQEELQREKDQVSRLVERLERAEQKSEELRQQQEQDAKESWNTVHQEMETNQEMGGMVERMRGKVQEFSTILLRKISWGGWAGMKDEEEEEEERKPANTLNSECVNQCQAMHPDPQMQAQRKSQRNPELEPEKGAQDQHSCLETLLWRWQKTLGGQRDIVKRLKADMKRETESMQVMAAGLLNNRQHSLDTCQVQALEEHLEIWRRRQREMKMQLSEMQAQFDVERNRSAEFLKENDKLSRLLCTVESSVADLQPLLTYHQVLVEDAMKDNSIQHGRHRSKM encoded by the exons ATGAAG ATGGTTGCTGATGCTGCTGAAGGCATGGGCTACAATCAGAGCAGGCCCCGGCTGCAGCGCACCATGAAGCTCCACTCCGACCTGCACCAGGCCTTAGAGGGCCTCCAGCTGCAGACAACAGCATCACCCTCCCTATTATTAGACCCCATGAGATCCTACCAGGTCTCCGTCCAGCAGCTTCAGGAGGAGCTTCAGAGAGAGAAGGACCAAGTATCGAGGCTGGTGGAGCGTCTGGAGAGGGCCGAGCAGAAGTCAGAGGAGCtgaggcagcagcaggagcaagACGCCAAGGAAAGCTGGAACACTGTCCACCAAGAGATGGAGACCAACCAGGAGATGGGCGGCATGGTGGAGCGGATGAGGGGGAAGGTGCAGGAGTTTAGCACCATACTGCTACGCAAGATAAGCTGGGGTGGATGGGCTGGGAtgaaggatgaggaggaagaagaagaggagaggaagcctGCAAACACCCTTAACTCAGAGTGCGTAAACCAGTGTCAGGCAATGCACCCAGATCCACAAATGCAGGCCCAAAGGAAGTCCCAAAGGAACCCAGAACTAGAACCAGAGAAGGGAGCCCAGGACCAGCACTCCTGCCTAGAGACGTTGCTGTGGAGGTGGCAGAAGACGCTGGGGGGACAGAGGGATATTGTGAAGAGGCTGAAGGCCGACatgaagagggagacagagagcatgCAGGTGATGGCCGCCGGCCTCTTGAACAACAGACAGCACAGCCTGGACACATGCCAAGTTCAAGCCCTTGAAGAGCACCTGGAGATCTGGAggcggaggcagagagagatgaaaaTGCAG CTATCTGAGATGCAGGCCCAGTTTGACGTGGAGCGGAACCGCTCTGCCGAGTTTCTGAAAGAGAATGACAAGCTGAGTAGACTGCTTTGCACGGTGGAGTCCTCGGTGGCTGACCTGCAGCCCCTGCTCACCTACCACCAGGTCCTAGTAGAGGACGCCATGAAGGACAACTCTATCCAACATGGCCGCCACAGGAGCAAGATGTAA
- the LOC110497792 gene encoding putative uncharacterized protein DDB_G0271606 isoform X1: MWCVCVCVVSSLTCLLGDHRQMTDSLIETVKTEQKKAANQFAERSTEKPGKQDEMVADAAEGMGYNQSRPRLQRTMKLHSDLHQALEGLQLQTTASPSLLLDPMRSYQVSVQQLQEELQREKDQVSRLVERLERAEQKSEELRQQQEQDAKESWNTVHQEMETNQEMGGMVERMRGKVQEFSTILLRKISWGGWAGMKDEEEEEEERKPANTLNSECVNQCQAMHPDPQMQAQRKSQRNPELEPEKGAQDQHSCLETLLWRWQKTLGGQRDIVKRLKADMKRETESMQVMAAGLLNNRQHSLDTCQVQALEEHLEIWRRRQREMKMQLSEMQAQFDVERNRSAEFLKENDKLSRLLCTVESSVADLQPLLTYHQVLVEDAMKDNSIQHGRHRSKM, translated from the exons atgtggtgtgtgtgtgtatgtgtagtgtccTCCCTTACCTGTTTGTTGGGAGACCACAGGCAGATGACCGACAGTTTGATTGAGACAGTCAAAACCGAGCAGAAGAAAGCAGCCAATCAGTTTGCAGAGCGGAG CACGGAAAAGCCGGGCAAACAAGATGAG ATGGTTGCTGATGCTGCTGAAGGCATGGGCTACAATCAGAGCAGGCCCCGGCTGCAGCGCACCATGAAGCTCCACTCCGACCTGCACCAGGCCTTAGAGGGCCTCCAGCTGCAGACAACAGCATCACCCTCCCTATTATTAGACCCCATGAGATCCTACCAGGTCTCCGTCCAGCAGCTTCAGGAGGAGCTTCAGAGAGAGAAGGACCAAGTATCGAGGCTGGTGGAGCGTCTGGAGAGGGCCGAGCAGAAGTCAGAGGAGCtgaggcagcagcaggagcaagACGCCAAGGAAAGCTGGAACACTGTCCACCAAGAGATGGAGACCAACCAGGAGATGGGCGGCATGGTGGAGCGGATGAGGGGGAAGGTGCAGGAGTTTAGCACCATACTGCTACGCAAGATAAGCTGGGGTGGATGGGCTGGGAtgaaggatgaggaggaagaagaagaggagaggaagcctGCAAACACCCTTAACTCAGAGTGCGTAAACCAGTGTCAGGCAATGCACCCAGATCCACAAATGCAGGCCCAAAGGAAGTCCCAAAGGAACCCAGAACTAGAACCAGAGAAGGGAGCCCAGGACCAGCACTCCTGCCTAGAGACGTTGCTGTGGAGGTGGCAGAAGACGCTGGGGGGACAGAGGGATATTGTGAAGAGGCTGAAGGCCGACatgaagagggagacagagagcatgCAGGTGATGGCCGCCGGCCTCTTGAACAACAGACAGCACAGCCTGGACACATGCCAAGTTCAAGCCCTTGAAGAGCACCTGGAGATCTGGAggcggaggcagagagagatgaaaaTGCAG CTATCTGAGATGCAGGCCCAGTTTGACGTGGAGCGGAACCGCTCTGCCGAGTTTCTGAAAGAGAATGACAAGCTGAGTAGACTGCTTTGCACGGTGGAGTCCTCGGTGGCTGACCTGCAGCCCCTGCTCACCTACCACCAGGTCCTAGTAGAGGACGCCATGAAGGACAACTCTATCCAACATGGCCGCCACAGGAGCAAGATGTAA
- the LOC110497792 gene encoding putative uncharacterized protein DDB_G0271606 isoform X2 produces MTDSLIETVKTEQKKAANQFAERSTEKPGKQDEMVADAAEGMGYNQSRPRLQRTMKLHSDLHQALEGLQLQTTASPSLLLDPMRSYQVSVQQLQEELQREKDQVSRLVERLERAEQKSEELRQQQEQDAKESWNTVHQEMETNQEMGGMVERMRGKVQEFSTILLRKISWGGWAGMKDEEEEEEERKPANTLNSECVNQCQAMHPDPQMQAQRKSQRNPELEPEKGAQDQHSCLETLLWRWQKTLGGQRDIVKRLKADMKRETESMQVMAAGLLNNRQHSLDTCQVQALEEHLEIWRRRQREMKMQLSEMQAQFDVERNRSAEFLKENDKLSRLLCTVESSVADLQPLLTYHQVLVEDAMKDNSIQHGRHRSKM; encoded by the exons ATGACCGACAGTTTGATTGAGACAGTCAAAACCGAGCAGAAGAAAGCAGCCAATCAGTTTGCAGAGCGGAG CACGGAAAAGCCGGGCAAACAAGATGAG ATGGTTGCTGATGCTGCTGAAGGCATGGGCTACAATCAGAGCAGGCCCCGGCTGCAGCGCACCATGAAGCTCCACTCCGACCTGCACCAGGCCTTAGAGGGCCTCCAGCTGCAGACAACAGCATCACCCTCCCTATTATTAGACCCCATGAGATCCTACCAGGTCTCCGTCCAGCAGCTTCAGGAGGAGCTTCAGAGAGAGAAGGACCAAGTATCGAGGCTGGTGGAGCGTCTGGAGAGGGCCGAGCAGAAGTCAGAGGAGCtgaggcagcagcaggagcaagACGCCAAGGAAAGCTGGAACACTGTCCACCAAGAGATGGAGACCAACCAGGAGATGGGCGGCATGGTGGAGCGGATGAGGGGGAAGGTGCAGGAGTTTAGCACCATACTGCTACGCAAGATAAGCTGGGGTGGATGGGCTGGGAtgaaggatgaggaggaagaagaagaggagaggaagcctGCAAACACCCTTAACTCAGAGTGCGTAAACCAGTGTCAGGCAATGCACCCAGATCCACAAATGCAGGCCCAAAGGAAGTCCCAAAGGAACCCAGAACTAGAACCAGAGAAGGGAGCCCAGGACCAGCACTCCTGCCTAGAGACGTTGCTGTGGAGGTGGCAGAAGACGCTGGGGGGACAGAGGGATATTGTGAAGAGGCTGAAGGCCGACatgaagagggagacagagagcatgCAGGTGATGGCCGCCGGCCTCTTGAACAACAGACAGCACAGCCTGGACACATGCCAAGTTCAAGCCCTTGAAGAGCACCTGGAGATCTGGAggcggaggcagagagagatgaaaaTGCAG CTATCTGAGATGCAGGCCCAGTTTGACGTGGAGCGGAACCGCTCTGCCGAGTTTCTGAAAGAGAATGACAAGCTGAGTAGACTGCTTTGCACGGTGGAGTCCTCGGTGGCTGACCTGCAGCCCCTGCTCACCTACCACCAGGTCCTAGTAGAGGACGCCATGAAGGACAACTCTATCCAACATGGCCGCCACAGGAGCAAGATGTAA
- the LOC110497792 gene encoding putative uncharacterized protein DDB_G0271606 isoform X4, protein MVADAAEGMGYNQSRPRLQRTMKLHSDLHQALEGLQLQTTASPSLLLDPMRSYQVSVQQLQEELQREKDQVSRLVERLERAEQKSEELRQQQEQDAKESWNTVHQEMETNQEMGGMVERMRGKVQEFSTILLRKISWGGWAGMKDEEEEEEERKPANTLNSECVNQCQAMHPDPQMQAQRKSQRNPELEPEKGAQDQHSCLETLLWRWQKTLGGQRDIVKRLKADMKRETESMQVMAAGLLNNRQHSLDTCQVQALEEHLEIWRRRQREMKMQLSEMQAQFDVERNRSAEFLKENDKLSRLLCTVESSVADLQPLLTYHQVLVEDAMKDNSIQHGRHRSKM, encoded by the exons ATGGTTGCTGATGCTGCTGAAGGCATGGGCTACAATCAGAGCAGGCCCCGGCTGCAGCGCACCATGAAGCTCCACTCCGACCTGCACCAGGCCTTAGAGGGCCTCCAGCTGCAGACAACAGCATCACCCTCCCTATTATTAGACCCCATGAGATCCTACCAGGTCTCCGTCCAGCAGCTTCAGGAGGAGCTTCAGAGAGAGAAGGACCAAGTATCGAGGCTGGTGGAGCGTCTGGAGAGGGCCGAGCAGAAGTCAGAGGAGCtgaggcagcagcaggagcaagACGCCAAGGAAAGCTGGAACACTGTCCACCAAGAGATGGAGACCAACCAGGAGATGGGCGGCATGGTGGAGCGGATGAGGGGGAAGGTGCAGGAGTTTAGCACCATACTGCTACGCAAGATAAGCTGGGGTGGATGGGCTGGGAtgaaggatgaggaggaagaagaagaggagaggaagcctGCAAACACCCTTAACTCAGAGTGCGTAAACCAGTGTCAGGCAATGCACCCAGATCCACAAATGCAGGCCCAAAGGAAGTCCCAAAGGAACCCAGAACTAGAACCAGAGAAGGGAGCCCAGGACCAGCACTCCTGCCTAGAGACGTTGCTGTGGAGGTGGCAGAAGACGCTGGGGGGACAGAGGGATATTGTGAAGAGGCTGAAGGCCGACatgaagagggagacagagagcatgCAGGTGATGGCCGCCGGCCTCTTGAACAACAGACAGCACAGCCTGGACACATGCCAAGTTCAAGCCCTTGAAGAGCACCTGGAGATCTGGAggcggaggcagagagagatgaaaaTGCAG CTATCTGAGATGCAGGCCCAGTTTGACGTGGAGCGGAACCGCTCTGCCGAGTTTCTGAAAGAGAATGACAAGCTGAGTAGACTGCTTTGCACGGTGGAGTCCTCGGTGGCTGACCTGCAGCCCCTGCTCACCTACCACCAGGTCCTAGTAGAGGACGCCATGAAGGACAACTCTATCCAACATGGCCGCCACAGGAGCAAGATGTAA
- the LOC110497793 gene encoding alcohol dehydrogenase 1: MATAGKVIKCRAAVAWEPSKPLVMEEIEVAPPQAHEIRIKIVATGVCHTDLYHLFEGKHKDGFPCVLGHEGAGIVESVGSEVTKFNPGDKVIPLFISQCGQCRFCKSPKTNLCEKGWASDRYDVMSESDTRFTCKGKKVLQFMGTSTFSEYTVVNEIAVAKIHPSAPLDKVCLLGCGVATGYGAALNTAKVEPGSTCAVFGLGAVGLAAVMGCKNAGAKRIIAIDINPTKYEKAKIFGATEFVNPKDHNKPISQVLHEMTNGGVDFSLECVGNVAVMRSALESCVKGWGVSVLVGWTDMDDFAARPIQLIAGRTWKGSLFGGFKSKDGVPKLVNEYLEKKVKLDEFVTHNMTLAQVNDAIQLMQTGDCIRSVLSVALQ; this comes from the exons ATGGCAACTGCAGGAAAA GTGATTAAATGCCGCGCTGCAGTGGCATGGGAGCCAAGCAAACCCCTGGTGATGGAGGAAATTGAGGTGGCTCCTCCCCAGGCACATGAGATTCGCATCAAG ATAGTGGCCACGGGTGTGTGTCACACTGACCTGTACCACCTGTTTGAGGGGAAACACAAGGATGGCTTCCCTTGTGTCCTGGGTCACGAAGGGGCTGGGATTGTCGAGAGTGTGGGGTCGGAAGTGACCAAGTTCAATCCAG GTGATAAAGTCATCCCTCTGTTCATCTCCCAATGTGGCCAGTGCCGGTTCTGCAAGAGCCCAAAGACCAACCTGTGTGAGAAGGGCTG GGCCAGTGATAGGTATGATGTGATGTCAGAGTCAGACACCCGGTTCACTTGTAAGGGGAAGAAGGTGCTGCAGTTCATGGGGACCAGCACTTTCTCAGAATACACTGTGGTCAATGAGATCGCCGTGGCCAAGATCCATCCCTCAGCCCCTCTCGACAAGGTCTGTCTCCTTGGCTGTGGAGTCGCCACCGGATATGGCGCAGCCCTTAACACAGCCAAG GTGGAGCCAGGGTCTACATGTGCTGTGTTTGGCCTGGGAGCTGTGGGGTTGGCAGCGGTCATGGGCTGCAAAAACGCTGGGGCCAAGAGGATCATCGCCATTGATATTAACCCAACCAAATATGAGAAGGCCAAGATCTTCGGTGCCACAGAGTTTGTCAACCCCAAGGACCACAACAAACCCATCAGTCAAGTGCTGCATGAGATGACCAACGGAGGAGTGGACTTTTCCCTGGAATGTGTGGGGAATGTGGCCGTAATG AGGAGTGCTTTGGAGTCGTGTGTTAAGGGATGGGGAGTAAGTGTGCTGGTCGGATGGACTGACATGGATGATTTTGCTGCCAGACCCATTCAGCTCATAGCTGGCCGCACCTGGAAAGGATCTCTGTTTGGAG GTTTTAAGAGTAAGGATGGTGTGCCCAAGCTGGTGAATGAGTACCTGGAGAAGAAGGTGAAGCTGGATGAGTTTGTCACCCACAACATGACCCTGGCCCAGGTCAACGACGCCATCCAACTCATGCAGACAGGAGACTG TATACGGTCAGTCCTGAGTGTGGCACTGCAGTAA